One window of Paenibacillus albicereus genomic DNA carries:
- a CDS encoding ABC1 kinase family protein — MTAMRRLRHLQRYREIALAFARNGFGYFVRDLGLNRLIPHWRSVESQHHQPTRTTGERLRSFLQELGPTFVKLGQIASTRHDLFPPDIIEELQRLQDKVPPIPFEDVRRVIEEELGSPLESVYRSFEPEPVAAASIGQVHRARLRSGEEVAVKVQRPGIRRTVETDLDILRHLARIAEHRLQLARQYGASELVEELASSLGAELDYTLEGRSAERIAAHFEGRDDIRIPRIWWDLSSRRVLTMEFMRGIQLHDTASLAQAGYDLTEIAEAVSTVILEQVFLSGHFHADPHPGNVLVLPPPTSKRAGRGRASARPPGEDGSDSGAGLEQTGQAGPDEPAPAPRPVIGLLDFGMTGRLTPGMKEHFASLVIALRRQSTDGVIQAIEAMGLIPDSADWQELRRDVDRLREKYYQVSFSDISLGEAVTDLFQVSYRHRIRMPADFMLLGKTLLTLEGVISSLDPDFSVVTVAEPFGKKLLLDRLKPARLAEAAASYAAEYVDLLGELPSRLRSLGRHLTRGKLPLELSVKDVDRMMKKLDRISGRLSFSIVLLSFSIIMAGLVVGSSIGRQPGLLSRFPVLEIGFTIAAVMFLYMLVSIFRSGRK; from the coding sequence ATGACGGCCATGCGCCGGCTGCGTCATCTGCAGCGCTATCGCGAGATCGCGCTTGCCTTTGCCCGCAACGGCTTCGGCTATTTCGTCCGGGACCTCGGCCTGAACCGTCTCATCCCCCATTGGCGCAGCGTCGAGAGCCAGCATCACCAGCCGACGCGCACGACCGGAGAACGCCTCCGGTCTTTTTTGCAGGAGCTCGGTCCGACCTTCGTCAAGCTCGGCCAGATCGCCAGCACGCGCCATGACCTGTTCCCGCCGGACATCATCGAGGAGCTGCAGCGCCTCCAGGACAAAGTGCCGCCGATTCCGTTCGAGGACGTGCGGCGCGTCATCGAGGAAGAGCTCGGCTCGCCGCTCGAGTCGGTGTACCGCAGCTTCGAGCCGGAGCCGGTAGCCGCCGCCTCGATCGGACAGGTGCACCGCGCCCGGCTGCGCTCCGGCGAGGAGGTCGCTGTCAAGGTGCAGCGGCCCGGCATCCGCCGGACGGTCGAGACCGATCTCGACATCCTGCGCCATCTGGCCCGGATCGCCGAGCACCGGCTCCAGCTGGCTCGGCAATACGGCGCCTCCGAGCTCGTCGAGGAGCTGGCCTCGTCGCTGGGCGCCGAGCTCGACTATACGCTGGAAGGACGCAGCGCGGAACGGATCGCGGCGCATTTCGAAGGACGAGACGACATCCGCATCCCTCGCATCTGGTGGGATCTGAGCAGCCGGCGCGTGCTGACGATGGAGTTCATGCGCGGCATCCAGCTGCATGACACCGCCTCGCTCGCCCAGGCCGGCTACGACCTCACCGAGATCGCCGAAGCTGTCAGCACCGTCATCCTCGAGCAGGTGTTCCTCTCCGGCCATTTCCATGCCGACCCTCATCCCGGCAACGTGCTTGTCCTCCCGCCGCCGACGAGCAAGCGGGCCGGCCGCGGACGAGCTTCCGCGCGGCCGCCCGGCGAGGACGGCTCCGACTCCGGCGCGGGACTTGAGCAGACCGGTCAGGCCGGGCCGGACGAGCCGGCCCCGGCTCCGCGTCCGGTCATCGGGCTGCTCGACTTCGGCATGACCGGACGGCTGACGCCGGGCATGAAGGAGCACTTCGCCTCGCTCGTCATCGCCCTGCGCCGCCAGAGCACGGACGGCGTCATCCAGGCGATCGAGGCGATGGGGCTCATCCCGGACAGCGCAGACTGGCAGGAGCTGAGGCGCGACGTAGACCGGCTGCGGGAGAAGTATTACCAGGTGTCCTTCTCCGACATCAGCCTCGGCGAGGCGGTGACCGACCTGTTCCAGGTGTCCTATCGCCACCGCATCCGCATGCCCGCCGACTTCATGCTGCTCGGCAAGACGCTGTTGACGCTCGAGGGCGTCATCTCTTCGCTCGATCCCGACTTCAGCGTCGTGACCGTGGCCGAGCCGTTCGGCAAAAAGCTGCTGCTCGACCGGCTGAAGCCGGCCCGGCTCGCGGAGGCGGCCGCCAGCTATGCCGCGGAATACGTCGACCTCCTCGGCGAGCTGCCCTCCCGCCTGCGCAGCCTGGGCCGCCACCTGACGCGCGGCAAGCTGCCGCTCGAGCTGTCGGTGAAGGACGTCGACCGCATGATGAAAAAGCTGGACCGCATCAGCGGAAGGCTCAGCTTCAGCATCGTGCTGCTCAGCTTCAGCATCATCATGGCCGGACTCGTCGTCGGCTCCTCGATCGGCCGCCAGCCCGGCCTGCTCTCCCGCTTCCCGGTGCTGGAGATCGGCTTCACGATTGCCGCCGTCATGTTCCTTTATATGCTCGTGTCGATCTTCCGCTCCGGCCGCAAATGA
- a CDS encoding phasin family protein, with product MKDLLNKAFSLGLGLAASTKEQAEKLAQELSARSDMSKADSQQFVSSMISRGQEARSGMETFIRERVKDVTDELELAHRSELARLEARVAELEARLGAPSAHAPEALPHGAAGEDGAYEGTGKAGPGVPPSIPSAAAEPAGQEPGTEPDGSVR from the coding sequence ATGAAAGACCTCTTGAACAAGGCGTTCTCGCTGGGGCTCGGCCTCGCCGCTTCGACCAAGGAGCAGGCGGAGAAGCTGGCGCAGGAGCTGTCGGCCCGAAGCGACATGAGCAAGGCCGACTCGCAGCAGTTTGTCAGCAGCATGATCTCGCGGGGACAGGAAGCCCGCAGCGGCATGGAAACGTTCATTCGCGAGCGCGTCAAGGACGTGACGGATGAGCTGGAGCTCGCGCATCGCAGCGAGCTCGCGCGGCTCGAGGCGCGCGTCGCGGAGCTTGAAGCGCGGCTCGGCGCCCCCTCGGCCCATGCGCCGGAGGCGCTCCCCCACGGAGCCGCCGGCGAAGACGGCGCCTACGAGGGCACCGGCAAGGCCGGACCGGGCGTGCCGCCTTCCATCCCGTCCGCAGCGGCGGAGCCTGCCGGCCAGGAGCCGGGGACAGAACCGGACGGCAGCGTCCGATGA
- a CDS encoding transglycosylase domain-containing protein: MTNRPASRRKKERANIQKPGRALLSVCRSAFRARGPLRWLALLAGTGFSLTLLLLAAALLTLRLQALPASSSAEVTQIYDASGNLLDSFHAGQTRESVPLARISPYLVDATIAIEDRRFYGHGGFDVRGMARAALVNLESGRARQGASTITQQLARNLYLTHERTWKRKLKEAAYTAQLEMNLSKEEILGQYFNQIYYGHGAYGIERAAKMYYGKHASELTLAEASMLAGVPKGPKYYSPYLNEANAYRRQKLVLAAMVETGAITAEQAAAARAEKLELQPLQPAGSGGGAPYFRDYVRQTAVDQLGLDEGLISEGGARIYTTLDPAMQQAAEAAVKEGLPSSSQQQAALVAIEPATGYIRAMVGGRDYRTGPFNRALARRQPGSSFKPILYLAALENGLTAVTPFTSAPTIFSYDSGRKTYAPRNYHDRYAGGDITMREAIASSDNTYAVNTILRIGADKVVSAARQLGLAGDLQPLPSLALGTYPASPLEMASAFGTLAAGGMRAEPTAILRVEDSKGEVLYRAEPRRSQVSDPAHAYVLTSLMESVFETGGTGSRVSAMIRRPVAGKTGTTADDAWLVGYTPELAAAVWTGYDKGRSLTTAESHRAAPIFASFTERALSGRPARPFPVPDGVVSVAVDPASGLRYGPGCSGWRMELFVAGTEPTGTCDGSSASGVEAAADAGAAEPAADSAQTGQERGWLGGLSRWWRNR; encoded by the coding sequence GTGACCAATCGTCCCGCCTCGCGCCGGAAAAAGGAGCGGGCAAACATCCAAAAGCCCGGCCGGGCGCTGCTTTCCGTCTGCCGCTCCGCCTTTCGCGCCCGCGGCCCGCTGCGCTGGCTGGCGCTGCTCGCCGGCACCGGCTTCTCGCTGACGCTGCTGCTGCTCGCCGCCGCGCTGCTGACGCTGCGCCTGCAGGCGCTGCCTGCCTCATCCTCGGCGGAGGTGACGCAAATCTACGACGCCTCCGGCAATCTGCTCGATTCGTTTCACGCCGGACAGACGAGGGAGAGCGTGCCTCTCGCCCGCATCTCGCCTTATCTGGTCGACGCGACGATCGCCATCGAGGATCGCCGCTTCTACGGGCATGGCGGCTTCGACGTGCGCGGCATGGCCCGCGCCGCGCTCGTCAACCTGGAGAGCGGACGCGCCCGCCAAGGGGCGAGCACGATCACGCAGCAGCTGGCCCGCAACCTGTATCTGACCCATGAGCGGACGTGGAAGCGCAAGCTCAAGGAAGCGGCCTATACCGCCCAGCTGGAGATGAACCTGTCCAAGGAAGAGATCCTCGGCCAGTATTTCAACCAAATCTACTACGGCCACGGCGCCTACGGCATCGAGCGGGCGGCGAAGATGTACTACGGCAAGCACGCCTCCGAGCTGACGCTGGCCGAAGCATCCATGCTCGCCGGCGTGCCGAAGGGGCCGAAGTACTACTCGCCCTATCTCAACGAGGCGAACGCCTACCGCCGGCAGAAGCTCGTGCTCGCCGCTATGGTCGAGACCGGCGCGATCACCGCCGAGCAGGCCGCCGCCGCGCGCGCGGAGAAGCTGGAGCTGCAGCCGCTGCAGCCTGCCGGCAGCGGGGGCGGCGCGCCGTACTTCCGCGACTATGTGCGGCAGACGGCGGTCGACCAGCTCGGCCTCGACGAAGGGCTCATCAGCGAGGGCGGCGCGCGCATCTATACGACGCTCGACCCCGCGATGCAGCAAGCCGCCGAAGCCGCCGTCAAGGAAGGGCTGCCGTCCAGCTCGCAGCAGCAGGCGGCGCTCGTCGCCATAGAGCCGGCGACGGGCTACATCCGCGCCATGGTCGGCGGCCGCGACTACCGCACGGGCCCGTTCAACCGGGCGCTGGCGCGCCGCCAGCCCGGCTCGTCGTTCAAGCCGATCCTCTACCTCGCCGCCCTGGAGAACGGCTTGACCGCCGTGACGCCGTTCACGAGCGCGCCGACGATCTTCAGCTACGACAGCGGCCGCAAGACGTACGCGCCGCGCAACTACCACGACCGCTACGCCGGCGGCGACATCACGATGCGCGAGGCGATCGCGAGCTCGGACAACACGTACGCGGTCAACACGATCCTGCGCATCGGCGCGGACAAGGTCGTCTCCGCCGCGCGGCAGCTCGGGCTCGCCGGCGACCTGCAGCCGCTGCCGTCGCTCGCGCTCGGCACGTATCCGGCGAGCCCGCTCGAGATGGCGTCGGCGTTCGGCACGCTCGCCGCGGGAGGCATGCGCGCCGAGCCGACGGCGATCCTGCGCGTCGAGGACAGCAAGGGAGAGGTGCTGTACCGGGCCGAGCCGCGCCGGTCGCAGGTGTCCGATCCCGCCCATGCCTACGTGCTCACGAGCCTGATGGAGAGCGTGTTCGAGACGGGGGGCACCGGCAGCCGCGTCTCCGCAATGATCCGCCGTCCCGTCGCCGGCAAGACCGGCACGACGGCGGACGACGCCTGGCTCGTCGGGTATACGCCCGAGCTGGCCGCCGCCGTCTGGACCGGCTACGACAAGGGGCGCAGCCTGACGACGGCGGAGTCGCACCGAGCCGCTCCGATCTTCGCCTCCTTCACCGAGCGCGCGCTGAGCGGGCGGCCCGCGCGGCCGTTCCCCGTGCCGGACGGCGTCGTCAGCGTCGCCGTCGATCCGGCGAGCGGCCTGCGCTACGGCCCCGGCTGCTCCGGCTGGCGCATGGAGCTGTTCGTCGCCGGCACGGAGCCGACCGGCACCTGCGACGGCAGCTCGGCCTCCGGCGTGGAGGCCGCCGCGGATGCCGGCGCGGCCGAGCCGGCCGCCGACTCGGCCCAGACCGGCCAGGAGCGGGGCTGGCTCGGCGGCCTCTCCCGCTGGTGGCGGAACCGTTAG